From Pyrenophora tritici-repentis strain M4 chromosome 1, whole genome shotgun sequence, the proteins below share one genomic window:
- a CDS encoding alpha-glucosidase, with amino-acid sequence MTVTQRPWWKDGVVYQIYPASFKDSNGDGIGDLNGIISELDYIRSIGVDVIWICPMYDSPQVDMGYDIRDYQDVYRPYGTVQDMERLIAETHSRGMKIILDLVVNHTSDQHKWFLESRSSKDNPKRDWYIWKPARYVDGERKPPNNWVSNFTGSVWQWDEHTQEYYLHLFCPEQPDLNWENPDTRQAIYKSAMEFWLQRGVDGFRVDTVNMYSKGNMLDAPITDPGSEWQFAGYQYCNGPRMAEFLSEMNQILEKYNAMTVGECPNTPDMKRVLQYVSAKERQLNMVFQFDVVDVGQGPYKFQTTPKNWTLPDFKRAIARTQDLVRPPSDGWTTVFLENHDQARSITRFTSDAPEHRVAGGKMLALMMCALSGTLFIYQGQEIGMINFPLSWDMNEYKDVDSTNYYKMVAARTKNDSKALEAAHRSLQHLARDHARVPMSWSTAPHNGFSPPDASAKPWMRPLEDAKVCNATQQQSDKSSVLAFWKTMLQIRKEHADLLVHGQYDDLAVDDLDIFVFTKTWMGTKVLCVCNFTDRERDMVVPKSLERVKKELLMSSVGGDGRFSEEQLQAYEGRVYMLI; translated from the exons ATGACCGTCACGCAAAGGCCTTGGTGGAAGGATGGCGTCGTGTACCAGATATATCCCGCCAGTTTCAAGGACAGTAATGGTGATGGCATCGGTGACTTGAACGGCATCATCTCAGAGCTTGACTACATTCGCTCTATTGGTGTCGATGTCATTTGGATTTGTCCCATGTACGACTCTCCTCAAGTTGACATGGGATATGACATCCGAGACTATCAAGATGTGTACCGGCCGTATGGAACAGTGCAAGACATGGAGAGACTGATTGCCGAGACACACTCGCGAGGAATGAAGATCATATTAGATTTGGTCGTCAACCATACCTCAGACCAG CATAAATGGTTCTTGGAGTCGCGCTCCTCAAAGGACAATCCAAAACGTGACTGGTACATTTGGAAACCCGCTCGCTATGTTGACGGCGAGCGCAAACCCCCAAACAACTGGGTATCCAATTTCACTGGCAGTGTCTGGCAGTGGGATGAACACACTCAAGAGTATTACCTTCATCTCTTCTGCCCCGAGCAACCCGACCTCAACTGGGAGAATCCAGATACCCGACAGGCCATCTACAAATCAGCCATGGAATTTTGGCTGCAGCGCGGCGTCGACGGTTTCCGTGTCGATACAGTCAACATGTACAGCAAAGGAAATATGCTCGATGCGCCCATTACGGATCCGGGATCCGAATGGCAATTTGCTGGCTACCAGTACTGCAACGGACCGCGCATGGCCGAGTTCCTGAGCGAGATGAATCAGATCCTTGAAAAGTACAATGCCATGACTGTAGGCGAGTGTCCAAATACCCCTGACATGAAGCGAGTCCTGCAATACGTCTCGGCAAAAGAAAGACAACTCAACATGGTCTTTCAATTC GATGTCGTCGACGTTGGCCAAGGACCCTACAAGTTCCAAACCACGCCCAAGAACTGGACACTCCCGGACTTCAAGCGCGCCATTGCGCGCACCCAAGACCTTGTCCGCCCACCTTCAGACGGCTGGACCACCGTCTTTCTCGAGAACCATGACCAAGCCCGTTCCATCACACGCTTCACCTCGGACGCGCCCGAGCACCGTGTTGCAGGTGGCAAAATGCTGGCACTCATGATGTGTGCACTTAGCGGCACACTATTCATCTACCAAGGCCAAGAAATCGGCATGATCAACTTTCCGCTAAGCTGGGATATGAATGAGTACAAAGACGTTGATTCTACAAATTACTACAAGATGGTCGCCGCACGAACAAAGAACGACTCAAAGGCACTTGAGGCGGCGCATCGCTCGCTGCAACATCTTGCCCGTGACCATGCACGTGTGCCAATGAGTTGGAGTACCGCGCCGCACAATGGATTCTCACCACCCGACGCAAGTGCAAAGCCTTGGATGCGGCCATTGGAAGACGCAAAAGTATGTAATGCAACACAGCAGCAGAGCGATAAGTCGTCCGTATTAGCTTTCTGGAAAACCATGCTGCAAATCAGGAAAGAGCATGCTGACCTTTTGGTACATGGTCAGTACGATGATTTGGCTGTGGATGATTTAGACATTTTTGTCTTTACCAAGACTTGGATGGGGACAAAAGTACTTTGTGTATGCAACTTCACAGACAGAGAAAGAGACATGGTAGTCCCCAAGAGCCTGGAGAGAGTGAAGAAAGAATTGCTAATGAGTAGTGttggaggagatggaaggTTCTCGGAGGAGCAGTTGCAGGCGTATGAAGGGCGAGTTTACATGCTAATCTAG
- a CDS encoding UPF0029 multi-domain protein, which yields MSLTPSSRTLYDLGHDDDGEKWAGARLSNVLLSTQTTGTVVVARWYGGQNIGPIRFTHIENSAKAAIGAWKAADAVAQQGSTSKKRRAEEESRRCELVKNLQERDYNIFALRKLLGEKKAKLVGGLAVPLTPAKPVDYASMSMEALARVNKARDATIAFVLKQIDKVDEELSLAEGLGEGVKGESVEEGCV from the coding sequence ATGTCTTTGACTCCGTCGTCAAGGACGCTCTATGACTTGGGTCACGACGATGACGGGGAGAAATGGGCCGGGGCACGCCTCTCCAACGTGCTACTTTCGACACAGACGACAGGCACCGTCGTCGTTGCACGCTGGTATGGCGGCCAAAACATTGGCCCGATCCGTTTCACGCACATTGAAAACAGCGCCAAAGCGGCAATAGGGGCGTGGAAGGCGGCTGATGCGGTTGCGCAGCAGGGAAGCACGAGCAAGAAGAGAAGAGCAGAAGAGGAAAGCCGGAGATGCGAGCTAGTGAAGAATCTCCAGGAGAGAGATTACAACATCTTTGCGTTGAGAAAATTGCTGGGGGAAAAGAAAGCCAAGTTGGTGGGCGGGTTGGCTGTGCCATTGACGCCGGCAAAACCGGTAGATTATGCGAGCATGAGTATGGAGGCTTTGGCCAGGGTGAACAAGGCAAGGGATGCGACAATTGCGTTTGTGTTGAAGCAGATTGACAAGGTAGATGAGGAGCTGAGCCTTGCTGAGGGGCTTGGGGAGGGGGTGAAGGGGGAGTCGGTTGAGGAGGGGTGTGTGTAG
- a CDS encoding AraJ, Arabinose efflux permease, translated as MSRRNSSVVAVDLEQARRLSLAVPDFKQVAHDASKATQSEQHMTLRQGIDLYPKAIAWSVLLSAAIIMEGFDKVLIANLMAVPAFKRKFGVELPGGDWQLTAAWQAGLTNGAYVGECAGLLLNGIIADRFGYKKTMIGALFAVNLFIFVVFFAQNIVMLLCGLILCGIPWGVFQTLTCTYAAEVVPVPLRPILTTYVNLCWVIGQFLASGVLKGVAEVPDQWAYRIPYALQWIWPIPLMIGISFAPESPWWLVRKDRCDEAKMMLMRLTSPEKLPDFNADETIAMMRHTNAMEMALSEGTSYLDCFKGTDLRRTEIAAMAWFTQAFCGAGLIGYSTYFFQQAGLSDSDAFSMSLGQYAIGGVGVMVAWILIQRIGRRTLYVVGDLVMVILLCIIGGLGTIHKGNVSAQWGIGSMLLLFAAAYNCTVGPVCYSIVAEIPSTRLRQKTVVLARNFYNLGSIIGNVITPRMLNPGAWNWGAKSGFFYAGTCFCCFLWALFRLPEPKGRTYGELDVLFERRVPARKFRTTVVDGFGGSDRDSIYADKKGVSTHLEQVSSKDAI; from the coding sequence ATGTCGCGCCGTAATAGCAGCGTCGTCGCCGTCGACCTAGAGCAGGCCCGACGCCTTTCGCTTGCCGTTCCGGACTTCAAACAAGTTGCCCATGATGCCAGCAAAGCGACGCAGTCAGAGCAGCACATGACGTTGAGACAGGGCATCGATCTATACCCCAAAGCCATTGCCTGGTCGGTTCTGCTTTCCGCCGCCATCATCATGGAAGGCTTCGACAAGGTCCTGATTGCCAATCTCATGGCTGTTCCTGCTTTCAAGCGGAAATTCGGTGTAGAGCTGCCTGGAGGCGACTGGCAGCTTACGGCAGCTTGGCAAGCCGGCCTTACAAACGGTGCCTATGTGGGTGAATGCGCGGGCCTGCTACTCAACGGCATCATCGCGGACCGCTTTGGATACAAGAAAACCATGATTGGCGCCCTGTTCGCCGTCAACTTGTTCATCTTCGTCGTCTTCTTTGCCCAGAACATCGTCATGCTTCTGTGCGGTCTCATTCTCTGCGGTATTCCATGGGGAGTCTTCCAGACCCTGACGTGTACATATGCCGCAGAAGTCGTGCCCGTTCCACTTCGTCCCATCCTCACTACTTATGTCAATCTCTGCTGGGTCATAGGCCAGTTTCTCGCATCAGGCGTTCTCAAGGGCGTGGCCGAGGTTCCGGATCAGTGGGCATACCGCATCCCGTATGCGCTCCAATGGATTTGGCCCATTCCTTTAATGATTGGCATATCATTCGCCCCCGAATCGCCCTGGTGGCTGGTCCGCAAGGACCGCTGCGACGAGGCCAAGATGATGCTCATGCGGTTGACATCACCCGAGAAGCTCCCAGACTTCAACGCCGACGAAACAATCGCCATGATGCGGCACACTAACGCAATGGAAATGGCCCTCTCTGAAGGAACCTCGTACCTGGATTGCTTCAAAGGAACCGACCTCCGCCGCACCGAGATTGCAGCAATGGCATGGTTCACACAGGCCTTCTGCGGCGCTGGCCTTATCGGCTACAGCACCTATTTCTTCCAGCAAGCCGGCCTCAGCGACTCAGATGCCTTCTCCATGAGCTTAGGCCAATATGCAATCGGTGGCGTAGGCGTAATGGTAGCTTGGATCCTCATCCAGCGCATCGGCCGCCGCACCTTGTACGTAGTAGGTGATCTCGTAATGGTCATTCTGCTCTGCATCATCGGCGGCCTGGGCACCATCCACAAGGGCAACGTTAGCGCACAATGGGGCATTGGCAGCATGCTTCTTCTCTTTGCTGCAGCATACAACTGCACTGTCGGCCCTGTGTGTTATTCCATCGTCGCCGAGATTCCGTCGACGCGTTTGCGCCAGAAAACCGTTGTGCTGGCGCGCAACTTTTACAATCTCGGCTCCATCATTGGCAACGTCATCACTCCGCGTATGCTAAATCCCGGTGCATGGAACTGGGGTGCCAAGAGCGGCTTCTTCTATGCCGGAACCTGCTTTTGCTGTTTTTTGTGGGCGCTGTTCAGACTGCCGGAACCCAAGGGGCGGACCTATGGTGAGTTGGACGTCTTGTTCGAGAGACGCGTTCCTGCACGCAAGTTTAGGACGACAGTAGTAGACGGATTTGGAGGCAGTGACAGGGACAGCATATATGCGGATAAGAAGGGCGTTTCCACACATCTGGAGCAGGTTAGCTCGAAAGATGCTATCTAG
- a CDS encoding RRS1, protein involved in ribosome biogenesis — protein MSDTEMDRGVALALTSPTQSQLADEINGGAMDVTSPLLMNGAAASVADSTVSSRLPVSVNKPTPFTFDLGNLLANDPNPVPAGADEGALAATARDAAQALINQLLSTCEIKSNSDGVHLVLPAPSTPLPREKPIPAAKEPTKWERFAAKKGIKDKKRDGNLVYDDATGEWVPKWGYKGKNKHGETEWLVEVDEKKEAATGEAHDQRADSRKERKERIRRNERKQRANDVKSRKTAV, from the exons ATGTCCGACACTGAAATGGACCGAGGTGTCGCCCTGGCTTTGACTTCGCCAACTCAGTCACAGCTTGCCGACGAGATCAATGGAGGTGCCATGGACGTAACGTCGCCGCTGCTCATGAATGGCGCCGCCGCATCCGTCGCAGACTCGACCGTTTCCAGCCGCCT ACCCGTTAGCGTGAACAAGCCCACGCCTTTCACTTTTGATCTGGGCAACCTGCTTGCAAACGACCCAAACCCCGTCCCCGCTGGCGCCGACGAAGGAGCTCTCGCCGCCACTGCCCGTGACGCCGCCCAGGCCCTCATCAACCAGCTCCTCTCTACATGCGAAATAAAGTCAAATTCGGATGGCGTACATCTTGTTCTCCCCGCACCGTCAACGCCCCTGCCGCGTGAGAAGCCGATTCCCGCTGCAAAGGAGCCCACCAAGTGGGAGCGCTTCGCTGCCAAGAAGGGTATCAAGGACAAGAAACGTGATGGCAACTTGGTTTACGACGATGCGACGGGTGAATGGGTCCCCAAGTGGGGCTACAAGGGCAAGAACAAACATGGCGAGACCGAGTGGCTGGTCGAGGTTGATGAGAAGAAGGAAGCTGCGACAGGCGAGGCCCATGACCAGCGCGCGGATAGTCGCAAGGAACGCAAGGAGAGGATTAGGCGCAACGAGAGGAAACAGCGTGCAAACGACGTCAAGTCTCGCAAGACTGCTGTATGA
- a CDS encoding TT-ORF1 multi-domain protein, which translates to MPLEAPPPVRHVSSTPMSSTSASAMLDKYLKNSEIHAHLHPDAMITPRGVTFNAQGGALGNPLMHHLRRVAAGLHGEHLEADLSLLDLHDDHHHHVADIAPEQRGEEPDTRKEHVDDGAHTDKEAKKKAKKERHLQRKREKAAPKLHHAA; encoded by the exons ATGCCACTGGAAGCGCCCCCGCCGGTCCGACATGTGTCCAGCACGCCCATGTCGTCCACTTCCGCCTCCGCCATGCTAGACAAGTACTTGAAAAACTCGGAAATACATGCGCACCTCCACCCAGACGCCATGATTACACCACGGGGCGTCACCTTCAACGCCCAGGGCGGCGCCTTGGGCAATCCACTCATGCATCACTTGCGCCGCGTCGCTGCCGGTTTACACGGCGAGCACCTGGAGGCGGACTTATCGCTTCTTGACCTGCACGATGACCATCACCATCATGTTGCCGACATTGCT CCAGAGCAACGTGGCGAGGAACCAGACACGAGGAAGGAGCATGTCGATGATGGCGCTCACACGGACAAGGaagcgaagaagaaggccaAGAAGGAGAGACATCTACAGAGGAAGAGGGAGAAAGCTGCTCCAAAGCTGCACCATGCGGCTTAA
- a CDS encoding HtpX, Zn-dependent protease with chaperone function: MIQALLQRLARWLDRPFFPWKQLIVGFNLAEFGLENWLLYRQYRVLQRTSIPKALDKEIERETFDKSQEYGRAKAKFSFMSGLFNQIKSIATLYFNLYPLVWAAAGSVVARYAPVRFSGEITQSLLFMYMLGWIDLVAGLGFSYYHSFVLEEKFGFNKMTVKLWITDMIKGQALAIAFGVPIGSAFLAIIKKTGQGFFYYLWIFMLLVQITGMTIYPILIVPLFNKLEPLKPGKLKESVEALASKLNFPLAELQVIDGSKRSAHSNAYFTGLPWIGKKKIVIYDTLLEKSTEKEVEAVLAHELGHWKMNHTSRLLLISQAHLFYVFALFSVFINNKSLYADFGFNREQPTIVGFMLFNEILSPTDSIVKLVLNIWTRSMEYEADAFAVKLGYARELGSSLIKLQIQNLSSMDADWFYSSFHHSHPILTERLKAMKWTGDKKVVEDKAADEDKAVKATNREL; the protein is encoded by the exons ATGATCCAGGCACTTCTTCAG CGCCTGGCCCGCTGGCTCGACAGGCCGTTCTTTCCATGGAAACAGCTCATCGTTGGCTTCAACCTGGCCGAATTTGGCCTCGAAAACTGGCTCCTCTACCGTCAATATCGCGTGCTGCAACGCACATCAATTCCCAAGGCTCTCGACAAGGAAATCGAACGTGAGACGTTTGACAAATCTCAG GAATACGGTCGCGCAAAGGCAAAATTCAGTTTCATGTCGGGTCTCTTCAACCAGATCAAATCCATTGCCACGCTCTACTTCAACCTCTACCCGTTGGTCTGGGCCGCGGCCGGCTCCGTCGTCGCTCGCTATGCGCCGGTGCGCTTCTCTGGCGAAATCACACAGTCGCTCTTGTTCATGTATATGCTAGGATGGATTGACCTGGTGGCCGGCCTTGGCTTCTCGTACTACCACAGCTTCGTGCTCGAGGAGAAGTTTGGGTTCAACAAGATGACGGTCAAGCTCTGGATCACGGACATGATCAAGGGCCAGGCTCTCGCAATTGCATTTGGCGTTCCCATTGGCAGTGCCTTCCTGGCGATTATCAAGAAGACAGGCCAAGGCTTCTTCTACTACCTCTGGATCTTCATGTTGCTTGTTCAGATCACAGGCATGACGATTTACCCCATCCTCATCGTGCCGCTGTTCAACAAGCTAGAACCGCTCAAGCCGGGCAAGCTCAAGGAGTCGGTCGAGGCTCTCGCATCCAAGCTCAACTTCCCTCTTGCCGAGTTACAAGTGATTGACGGTAGCAAGCGCAGCGCACACAGCAACGCCTATTTCACCGGACTCCCTTGGATTGGCAAGAAGAAGATTGTTATCTATGACACACTGTTGGAGAAGAGCACGGAGAAGGAAGTCGAGGCTGTCCTGGCACACGAGCTTGGACACTGGAAGATGAACCACACATCGCGACTACTGCTGATTAGCCAGGCGCATTTGTTCTACGTCTTCGCCCTGTTCTCCGTCTTCATCAACAACAAGTCGCTCTATGCCGACTTTGGTTTCAACCGAGAGCAGCCAACCATTGTTGGTTTCATGCTATTCAACGAGATCCTGTCCCCTACAGACTCGATAGTCAAACTTGTGCTCAACATTTGGACTCGCAGCATGGAGTACGAAGCGG ATGCGTTTGCTGTGAAGCTTGGTTATGCGCGCGAACTGGGATCTTCATTGATCAAGCTCCAAATCCAGAACCTATCCAGCATGGATGCTGACTGGTTCTACTCGAGCTTCCACCACTCGCACCCTATTCTGACTGAGCGATTAAAGGCGATGAAGTGGACGGGGGATAAGAAGGTGGTTGAGGACAAGGCGGCAGACGAGGACAAGGCGGTAAAGGCAACGAACCGAGAACTATAG